The proteins below come from a single Streptomyces sp. B3I8 genomic window:
- a CDS encoding PrsW family intramembrane metalloprotease, whose product MATSPPYPTYPPAPTGSLPPGGVLRHPHWWQRTWVRYAALSSLLALSGLVILALVRQQTGTEGLLVGLGLAVFPVPLLIAAFRWLDRVEPGPWRNLAFCFAWGACAAALVAIIANSFATHWIAVATADPKGADTLGMTVIAPIVEESAKATAVLLVFLFRRRHFTGIVDGVVTAGVTATGFAFTENILYLGTAFGTDQSNGGHGGIASVTAATFFVRVVMSPFAHPLFTVFTGIGFGISALTAEHRRVRRTLAPLGGLLLAMGMHSLWNGSTSFGDGYGFFAVYGAFMVPMFGLLTWLVISTRQRELRTVRAELPAYVAAGWLTMPEPFVMSSMKARRLARDQARDRLGKAAARTVAEYEAYATSLAFLRHRGRSGRAGADFVARERELLRELWHRREVARPALAHAGHMLAGSVLWGVPPVYGHGPVYGHAPGYGHAPGYGSQGAGQAYGGGQAYGQFPAHGGGGPVHGQFPAHGGGPVHGGGGPVHGQFPAHGGGPVHGHHPAYGGGGPAYAQAPHAQAPHAQPAHPPAAHTSVTPTPPPAASSPPPSA is encoded by the coding sequence GTGGCCACCAGTCCCCCGTATCCGACGTATCCGCCCGCCCCGACCGGGTCCCTCCCTCCCGGCGGCGTGCTCCGGCATCCGCACTGGTGGCAGCGCACCTGGGTGCGGTACGCGGCGCTGAGCTCGCTCCTCGCCCTGTCCGGGCTGGTCATCCTCGCGCTGGTCCGGCAGCAGACCGGCACCGAGGGGCTCCTGGTCGGGCTCGGGCTCGCCGTGTTCCCCGTCCCCCTGCTGATCGCCGCGTTCCGCTGGCTGGACCGGGTCGAGCCGGGGCCCTGGCGCAACCTCGCCTTCTGCTTCGCCTGGGGGGCGTGCGCGGCGGCGCTCGTCGCGATCATCGCGAACAGCTTCGCCACGCACTGGATAGCGGTCGCGACGGCCGACCCCAAGGGTGCCGACACCCTCGGCATGACCGTCATAGCGCCGATCGTGGAGGAGTCCGCGAAGGCCACGGCGGTGCTGCTGGTCTTCCTCTTCCGCCGCCGTCACTTCACCGGCATCGTCGACGGTGTGGTCACGGCCGGGGTGACCGCGACCGGCTTCGCCTTCACCGAGAACATCCTGTACCTCGGCACCGCCTTCGGCACCGACCAGTCCAACGGCGGGCACGGCGGCATCGCCTCCGTGACGGCCGCGACGTTCTTCGTGCGCGTCGTGATGTCCCCCTTCGCGCACCCCCTGTTCACCGTGTTCACCGGCATCGGCTTCGGCATCAGCGCGCTGACCGCCGAGCACCGGCGGGTGCGCCGGACGCTGGCCCCGCTCGGCGGCCTGCTGCTCGCGATGGGCATGCACTCCCTGTGGAACGGCTCCACCTCGTTCGGCGACGGCTACGGCTTCTTCGCGGTCTACGGGGCGTTCATGGTGCCGATGTTCGGGCTGCTGACCTGGCTGGTCATATCGACCCGGCAGCGGGAGCTGCGGACCGTGCGCGCCGAGCTGCCGGCGTACGTGGCGGCCGGCTGGCTGACGATGCCGGAGCCCTTCGTCATGAGCTCGATGAAGGCTCGGCGGCTCGCCCGCGACCAGGCCAGGGACCGGCTCGGCAAGGCGGCGGCGCGGACGGTCGCCGAGTACGAGGCGTACGCGACGTCGCTGGCGTTCCTGCGCCACCGGGGGCGCTCGGGCCGCGCGGGCGCCGACTTCGTCGCACGGGAGCGGGAGCTGCTGCGGGAGCTGTGGCACCGGCGGGAGGTGGCCCGCCCGGCGCTGGCCCACGCGGGCCACATGCTGGCGGGGTCGGTCCTGTGGGGCGTACCCCCGGTGTACGGGCACGGGCCGGTGTACGGGCACGCGCCCGGGTACGGGCACGCGCCGGGGTACGGCAGCCAGGGCGCGGGGCAGGCGTACGGCGGGGGTCAGGCGTACGGCCAGTTCCCGGCGCACGGCGGAGGCGGCCCGGTCCACGGGCAGTTCCCGGCGCACGGCGGAGGCCCGGTCCACGGCGGAGGCGGCCCGGTCCACGGGCAGTTCCCGGCGCACGGCGGGGGGCCGGTCCACGGCCACCACCCGGCGTACGGCGGAGGCGGCCCGGCGTACGCACAAGCGCCCCACGCCCAGGCACCTCACGCCCAGCCGGCCCACCCCCCGGCCGCCCACACAAGCGTTACGCCGACGCCTCCGCCAGCCGCGTCGTCTCCTCCTCCGTCAGCGTGA
- a CDS encoding aldo/keto reductase, translating to MMSLRPLGSTHLAVAPLCLGGNVFGWTADEAASFAVLDAYTAAGGNFVDTADGYSAFVPGHKGGESETVLGRWFKARGNRSDVVLASKVGRHPEYQGLSAGNIRAAADASLRRLQTDYIDLYYTHYDDPDVPVEEIIGTLDGLVRAGKVRHIAASNISAERLRASLEFSEREGLARYVALQPHYSLVSRDTYEGALQDVAEDAGLSAVPYFALASGFLTGKYRPGATVDSVRAGRVAQLVDTERGARVLKALDEIAGAREVEIATVALAWLAARPTVLAPTASARTVEQLPALLAVGEVTLTEEETTRLAEASA from the coding sequence ATGATGTCACTTCGCCCTCTGGGCTCAACCCATCTCGCGGTCGCTCCCCTCTGCCTCGGCGGCAATGTCTTCGGCTGGACCGCCGACGAGGCCGCGTCCTTCGCCGTGCTGGACGCCTACACGGCCGCCGGAGGCAACTTCGTCGACACCGCCGACGGCTACTCGGCTTTCGTCCCGGGCCATAAGGGCGGCGAGTCCGAGACCGTACTCGGCAGGTGGTTCAAGGCGCGTGGCAACCGCTCCGACGTGGTCCTCGCCTCCAAGGTCGGCCGGCACCCCGAGTACCAGGGGCTGTCCGCCGGCAACATCAGGGCGGCGGCCGACGCCTCGCTGCGGCGGCTCCAGACGGACTACATCGACCTGTACTACACGCACTACGACGACCCCGACGTGCCCGTCGAGGAGATCATCGGCACGCTGGACGGGCTGGTCAGGGCGGGGAAGGTGCGCCACATCGCAGCCTCCAACATCTCGGCCGAGCGGCTGCGCGCCTCGCTGGAGTTCTCCGAACGCGAGGGCCTGGCCCGCTACGTCGCCCTCCAACCGCACTACAGCCTGGTCTCCCGGGACACCTACGAGGGCGCCCTCCAGGACGTCGCCGAGGACGCCGGCCTCTCCGCGGTGCCGTACTTCGCGCTCGCCTCGGGGTTCCTGACGGGGAAGTACCGGCCGGGAGCGACGGTGGACTCGGTGCGCGCGGGGCGCGTGGCGCAGCTCGTGGACACCGAACGGGGCGCGCGGGTGCTGAAGGCGCTCGACGAGATCGCCGGCGCGCGCGAGGTGGAGATCGCCACGGTCGCCCTCGCCTGGCTCGCCGCCCGCCCGACCGTCCTCGCGCCGACCGCCTCCGCCCGGACGGTGGAGCAGCTCCCGGCGCTTCTGGCGGTGGGCGAGGTCACGCTGACGGAGGAGGAGACGACGCGGCTGGCGGAGGCGTCGGCGTAA
- a CDS encoding M23 family metallopeptidase, whose amino-acid sequence MASNRPAQNPSYAPAGTEVVDFDRRSEEGTWEEWNPTAESVRPVRGRHRVAKQRGGGLARSSTVLGVGVIAAVGAGGMATAQTAKPPVSISLPDLSSVTESAKALVGDDSGHDSGDHADTTAQTASAPLTGAGLTGVDTAAGTTDAGEALRARIMRQAEAQQDQVDSATAKAAEAAAAKQAASAAEEAEAKAEKKAADAKEKAEAEAKKKAAAKKLAELAKQFTLPTSSYTITSTFGEAGSMWSSGYHTGLDFAAPTGTLIKAIHSGTITEAGWAGSYGYRTILTLDDGTELWFCHQSSISVSVGQKVSTGEVIGRVGATGNVTGPHLHLEVHPGGAATGIDPMAWLHGKGLNP is encoded by the coding sequence GTGGCGTCCAACCGGCCTGCCCAGAACCCCTCGTACGCTCCTGCCGGCACCGAGGTCGTCGACTTCGACCGCCGTTCCGAGGAGGGCACCTGGGAGGAGTGGAATCCCACCGCGGAGTCCGTTCGTCCCGTCCGTGGCCGGCACCGCGTCGCCAAGCAGCGCGGGGGCGGACTCGCGCGCAGCTCCACCGTTCTGGGCGTCGGCGTGATCGCCGCGGTCGGCGCGGGTGGCATGGCCACCGCGCAGACCGCCAAGCCGCCGGTCTCCATCTCCCTGCCGGACCTGTCCTCGGTCACCGAGTCGGCCAAGGCGCTGGTCGGTGACGACTCCGGTCACGACTCCGGCGACCACGCCGACACCACCGCGCAGACCGCCTCCGCCCCGCTCACCGGCGCCGGACTGACCGGCGTCGACACCGCCGCGGGCACCACGGACGCGGGCGAGGCGCTGCGCGCCCGGATCATGCGGCAGGCCGAGGCCCAGCAGGACCAGGTGGACAGCGCCACCGCGAAGGCCGCCGAGGCCGCCGCCGCCAAGCAGGCGGCGTCCGCCGCCGAGGAGGCGGAGGCGAAGGCGGAGAAGAAGGCCGCCGACGCGAAGGAGAAGGCGGAGGCGGAGGCCAAGAAGAAGGCCGCCGCGAAGAAACTCGCCGAGCTGGCCAAGCAGTTCACGCTGCCGACCTCCTCGTACACGATCACCTCGACCTTCGGTGAGGCCGGATCGATGTGGTCGTCCGGCTATCACACCGGCCTCGACTTCGCCGCGCCCACCGGCACGCTCATCAAGGCGATCCACAGCGGCACGATCACCGAGGCGGGCTGGGCCGGCTCCTACGGCTACCGCACGATCCTCACCCTCGACGACGGCACCGAGCTCTGGTTCTGCCACCAGTCCTCGATCAGCGTCAGTGTCGGGCAGAAGGTGAGTACGGGCGAGGTCATCGGCCGCGTCGGTGCCACCGGCAACGTCACCGGTCCGCATCTGCACCTGGAGGTCCACCCCGGCGGCGCGGCCACGGGGATCGACCCGATGGCGTGGCTGCACGGCAAGGGGCTGAATCCCTGA
- a CDS encoding PP2C family protein-serine/threonine phosphatase: MGQRTEKRSTVTAGNSSRDAAGVRVALPFLPVLLLAAAIVYDCLTPVDFTAAPLFTAAPLVASFLYSLRGTVLTAVVAVLAVAAIHLAFGVMSNIDTTTELLTVSTVAALAVLINVLVGRAGARLASVRHIAEAAQLAVMPQPAERVAGLDVAARYEAAQDGAAIGGDLYAVQDSPHGVRLVLGDVRGKGISAVSVVAVVIGAFREAAEREATLGAVAQRLERALAREAGRRRDLDSFEGFTTAVLAEIPHDCTLVRLVNRGHPAPLLLYDDGRLRVLEPRESALPLGMGELGRWPERADEAALPYGATLLFHTDGLSEARDRHGEFYDPATRLVGRTFSGPDALLSFLADEVARHTGGRATDDLALLAVRRPHP, from the coding sequence GTGGGGCAGCGGACTGAGAAACGGTCGACCGTGACCGCCGGGAACAGCAGCCGCGATGCGGCCGGCGTCCGTGTCGCGCTGCCCTTCCTCCCGGTGCTGCTGCTCGCCGCCGCGATCGTCTACGACTGCCTCACTCCGGTCGACTTCACCGCCGCTCCCCTCTTCACCGCGGCCCCCCTCGTCGCCTCCTTCCTGTACTCGTTGCGCGGTACCGTCCTGACAGCCGTGGTCGCCGTCCTGGCCGTGGCCGCGATTCACCTCGCCTTCGGCGTCATGTCGAACATCGACACCACCACCGAGCTGCTGACGGTCAGCACCGTCGCCGCCCTCGCCGTCCTGATCAACGTGCTCGTCGGCCGTGCCGGAGCCCGGCTGGCCTCCGTCCGTCACATCGCCGAGGCCGCGCAGCTCGCCGTCATGCCGCAGCCGGCCGAGCGCGTCGCGGGCCTCGACGTCGCCGCACGTTACGAGGCCGCGCAGGACGGGGCCGCGATCGGCGGCGACCTGTACGCGGTCCAGGACTCCCCGCACGGCGTGCGCCTGGTGCTGGGGGACGTGCGCGGCAAGGGCATCAGCGCCGTCAGCGTCGTCGCCGTCGTCATCGGGGCGTTCCGGGAGGCCGCCGAGCGGGAGGCCACGCTCGGCGCAGTCGCCCAGCGGCTCGAACGCGCGCTCGCCCGCGAGGCCGGCCGACGCCGGGACCTGGACTCCTTCGAGGGGTTCACCACCGCCGTCCTCGCCGAGATCCCGCACGACTGCACCCTCGTCCGCCTCGTCAACCGCGGCCACCCCGCCCCGCTGCTCCTGTACGACGACGGGAGGCTGCGCGTGCTCGAACCGCGCGAGTCCGCACTGCCGCTCGGCATGGGCGAGCTGGGCAGGTGGCCCGAACGCGCGGACGAGGCCGCGCTGCCGTACGGCGCCACGCTCCTCTTCCACACCGACGGGCTCTCCGAGGCCCGCGACCGGCACGGCGAGTTCTACGACCCCGCCACCCGGCTCGTCGGCCGCACCTTCTCCGGGCCGGACGCGCTGCTGAGCTTCCTTGCCGACGAGGTCGCCCGGCACACCGGCGGACGGGCGACGGACGACCTGGCGCTGCTGGCGGTACGACGGCCACATCCCTGA
- a CDS encoding MarR family winged helix-turn-helix transcriptional regulator yields the protein MTTRWLTSEEQRAWRAYLAASLLLEDVIDRQLQQQAGLPHLYYSVLANLSEAPDRRLRMTDLAASLKVTRSRLTYVVTRLERDGSVRREAHPGDRRGSIAVLTDAGARLLERTAPGHVETVRAAVFDRLTPEQVGQLEEICTRIAGALGSEEQRTTCGDALPWRRRSSAR from the coding sequence ATGACGACCCGCTGGCTCACGTCCGAGGAACAGCGTGCCTGGCGCGCATACCTCGCCGCCTCCCTGCTCCTGGAGGACGTGATCGACCGGCAGCTCCAGCAGCAGGCGGGCCTGCCGCACCTGTACTACTCGGTGCTGGCCAATCTCTCGGAGGCCCCGGACCGGCGGCTGCGCATGACCGACCTCGCCGCGTCGCTGAAGGTCACCCGGAGCCGGCTGACCTACGTCGTCACCCGCCTGGAGAGGGACGGCAGCGTGCGGCGCGAGGCACACCCGGGCGACCGGCGCGGCAGCATCGCGGTGCTCACCGACGCGGGGGCGCGGCTGCTGGAGCGTACGGCCCCGGGGCACGTCGAGACGGTGCGCGCCGCCGTGTTCGACCGGCTCACGCCGGAGCAGGTGGGGCAGCTCGAAGAGATCTGCACGCGGATCGCGGGGGCGCTGGGCAGCGAGGAACAGCGCACGACGTGCGGTGACGCGCTCCCTTGGCGACGACGCTCGTCGGCCCGCTGA
- a CDS encoding dihydrofolate reductase family protein, with product MPHPHVLLSAAVSLDGFLDDTGPERLLLSGPEDFDRVDQVRAESDAILIGAGTLRTDNPRLLVNSPERRAARVAAGRPEYPLKVTVSASGDLDPAARFWHTGGAKAVYTTEEGAARLRDELPADVDVVALGAQPGWRAVLAHLGEVKGVRRLMVEGGGRVHTELLRQGLADELQLAVAPLLVGQATAPRMFGTGAYPPGRMRLVGTRAVGDVVLMRYVPAAPGAEELATAADRRWLGIACELAELCPPSETAFSVGAVVVAADGTELARGHSREGGDPAVHAEEAALAKVTPGDPRLAGATVYSSLEPCARRASRPMPCARLILAAGVRRVVTAWREPDTFVPGADGSGVLAAEGVRVVHLPEYAPAARRPNAHLLGRS from the coding sequence ATGCCTCACCCCCACGTCCTGCTGTCCGCCGCCGTCTCCCTGGACGGCTTCCTCGACGACACCGGCCCCGAACGCCTGCTGCTGTCGGGCCCGGAGGACTTCGACCGTGTCGACCAGGTGCGGGCGGAGAGCGACGCGATCCTGATCGGCGCCGGCACCCTGCGCACCGACAACCCCCGGCTGCTGGTCAACTCCCCCGAGCGGCGCGCCGCACGGGTCGCGGCCGGGCGGCCGGAGTACCCCCTGAAGGTGACGGTGAGCGCGTCCGGCGACCTCGACCCGGCCGCGCGGTTCTGGCACACGGGGGGCGCGAAGGCGGTCTACACCACGGAGGAGGGCGCGGCCCGGCTGCGCGACGAGCTCCCCGCGGACGTCGACGTCGTCGCGCTGGGCGCGCAGCCGGGGTGGCGGGCGGTGCTCGCACACCTGGGTGAGGTGAAGGGCGTACGGCGGCTGATGGTGGAGGGCGGCGGCCGGGTGCACACCGAACTGCTGCGGCAGGGGCTCGCCGACGAACTGCAGCTCGCGGTGGCCCCGTTGCTGGTGGGGCAGGCCACCGCGCCGCGCATGTTCGGGACGGGGGCGTATCCGCCGGGACGGATGCGGCTGGTGGGAACCCGGGCCGTGGGGGACGTGGTGCTGATGCGGTACGTGCCGGCGGCGCCCGGCGCGGAGGAGCTCGCCACGGCGGCGGACCGGCGGTGGCTGGGGATCGCGTGCGAACTGGCGGAACTGTGCCCGCCGTCGGAGACCGCGTTCAGCGTGGGGGCGGTGGTGGTGGCCGCCGACGGTACGGAGCTGGCCCGGGGGCACTCCCGGGAGGGCGGCGACCCGGCGGTGCACGCGGAGGAGGCGGCGCTGGCGAAGGTGACGCCCGGCGACCCGCGGCTGGCGGGGGCGACGGTCTACAGCAGCCTGGAGCCGTGTGCCCGGCGCGCGTCGCGGCCGATGCCGTGCGCGCGGCTGATCCTGGCGGCGGGGGTGCGGCGGGTGGTGACCGCGTGGCGGGAGCCGGACACGTTCGTGCCGGGGGCGGACGGGAGCGGCGTGCTCGCGGCGGAGGGCGTGCGGGTCGTGCACCTGCCCGAGTACGCGCCGGCGGCCAGGCGGCCGAACGCGCATCTGCTCGGGCGGAGCTGA
- the ribA gene encoding GTP cyclohydrolase II yields the protein MRDLPAAPEPGDLADLTGPGDAVDAVVADAGAPGPLPEATVRTRVAVPLRFGDGYAVTADVVTFHGLVDGREHLALVLGDATTGPPLVRLHSECLTGDVFGSARCDCGPQLREAVERIAERGGVLLYLRQEGRGIGLYNKLDAYALQDDGLDTYAANAALGLPEDARDYTAAAQMLRALGIGTLDLLSNNPDKAEQLTALDLAVRDRVPTGVFTTAHNVRYLHAKAVQTRHTLPLAELRERPAG from the coding sequence ATGCGTGACCTGCCCGCCGCACCCGAGCCCGGCGATCTCGCGGACCTCACCGGCCCCGGCGACGCCGTCGACGCCGTCGTGGCCGACGCCGGGGCGCCCGGGCCGCTTCCCGAGGCCACCGTGCGTACCCGCGTCGCCGTCCCTCTGCGCTTCGGCGACGGCTATGCGGTCACGGCGGACGTCGTGACGTTCCACGGTCTGGTCGACGGCCGGGAGCACCTGGCGCTCGTGCTGGGCGACGCGACCACCGGCCCCCCGCTGGTGCGGCTGCACTCCGAGTGCCTGACCGGCGACGTGTTCGGCTCGGCCCGCTGCGACTGCGGCCCGCAGCTCCGTGAAGCGGTGGAGCGCATCGCGGAACGTGGCGGCGTCCTGCTCTACCTGCGCCAGGAGGGCCGCGGCATCGGCCTCTACAACAAGCTCGACGCCTACGCGCTGCAGGACGACGGACTGGACACCTACGCGGCGAACGCGGCACTCGGCCTGCCGGAGGACGCCCGGGACTACACGGCCGCCGCACAGATGCTGCGCGCCCTCGGCATCGGCACGCTCGACCTGCTCTCCAACAACCCGGACAAGGCCGAGCAGTTGACCGCGCTCGACCTCGCCGTCCGCGACCGCGTCCCGACCGGCGTCTTCACCACCGCCCACAACGTGCGCTACCTGCACGCCAAGGCCGTACAGACCCGGCACACCCTGCCGCTGGCGGAGCTGCGGGAGCGGCCGGCGGGCTGA
- a CDS encoding DinB family protein translates to MTDAPVPSPTPTPAPQHYSPRWQGAGDPRPAVPDTGDEREILTTTLDHHRATFELKCTGLPPERLSERPVPPSTLSLHGLTRHLAGAEQWWFRIQFAGEDVPLPYYSDDDPDQDFERLDGDVLEALAFWRESCAHSRRIVDATPSLDRTGTRRRTGEPISLRRILIDMIAEYARHNGHADLLRERLDGATGV, encoded by the coding sequence ATGACCGACGCGCCCGTACCCTCCCCCACCCCGACCCCGGCCCCGCAGCACTACAGCCCGCGCTGGCAGGGCGCCGGAGATCCCCGTCCGGCCGTTCCCGACACGGGTGACGAGCGGGAGATCCTGACCACGACCCTCGACCACCACCGGGCCACGTTCGAGCTGAAGTGCACCGGCCTGCCGCCCGAACGCCTGTCGGAGCGCCCGGTACCGCCGTCCACCCTGTCGCTGCACGGCCTGACCCGGCACCTGGCCGGGGCCGAACAGTGGTGGTTCCGCATCCAGTTCGCCGGTGAGGACGTCCCCCTGCCGTACTACTCGGACGACGACCCCGATCAGGACTTCGAACGGCTCGACGGCGACGTGCTGGAGGCCCTCGCCTTCTGGCGCGAGTCCTGCGCGCACTCCCGCCGCATCGTCGACGCCACCCCGTCCCTGGACCGGACGGGCACCCGCAGACGCACCGGCGAACCGATCTCCCTGCGCCGCATCCTCATCGACATGATCGCCGAGTACGCCCGCCACAACGGCCACGCCGACCTGCTCCGCGAACGCCTGGACGGGGCGACGGGGGTCTGA
- a CDS encoding GntR family transcriptional regulator — MSARPLYVQLADVIAGRIASGQLAPDRPIPSENHLADEYGIARLTARRAAQELRERGLIVTVRGKGSFVVPQPPTTDA; from the coding sequence ATGAGCGCGCGGCCGCTGTACGTGCAACTGGCCGACGTCATCGCCGGGAGGATCGCGTCCGGCCAACTGGCGCCCGACCGGCCGATCCCGTCCGAGAACCACCTGGCCGACGAGTACGGCATCGCCCGCCTCACCGCCCGCCGGGCCGCCCAGGAACTCCGGGAGCGGGGCCTCATCGTCACCGTGCGGGGCAAGGGCTCCTTCGTCGTACCCCAACCACCCACCACGGACGCCTGA
- a CDS encoding trimeric intracellular cation channel family protein: MLTLDLTGTFAFGLNGAPTAVEAARLDLVDVVVLGMITALGGGRIRDVLIDSLFPATLLDWRYHALARHRRAARLRAQPAPAAEGTIAALDASASAPSR, translated from the coding sequence TTGCTCACCCTGGACCTGACCGGCACGTTCGCCTTCGGGCTGAACGGGGCGCCGACCGCCGTCGAGGCCGCCCGGTTGGACCTCGTCGACGTGGTCGTCCTCGGCATGATCACCGCGCTCGGCGGGGGCCGCATCCGTGACGTCCTCATCGATTCGCTGTTCCCGGCCACCCTCCTGGACTGGCGCTACCACGCCCTCGCCCGCCATCGGCGGGCTGCTCGCCTTCGCGCTCAGCCGGCACCTGCGGCGGAGGGCACGATCGCCGCCCTCGACGCATCGGCCTCAGCGCCTTCGCGGTGA
- a CDS encoding DUF2231 domain-containing protein has translation MEKALMSLTVVNGLPAHVLFVHFVIVLVPLSALALVVCAAWPRGARRLGLVLPILAFVALASVPLATHAGEWLEQHVGSDPLVRKHAELGDGLLPWALGLFVFSAVVWWTARRSAPAPDGTASASWSSSALLRGAVVVLSLAVAAGAVVDVYRIGDSGAKAAWHDNYSKTATRDDG, from the coding sequence ATGGAGAAAGCCCTGATGAGCCTCACCGTGGTCAACGGACTACCGGCACACGTCCTGTTCGTGCACTTCGTCATCGTGCTGGTGCCCCTGAGTGCCCTGGCCCTCGTGGTGTGCGCCGCATGGCCCCGTGGCGCCCGGCGACTCGGCCTGGTGCTGCCGATCCTCGCGTTCGTCGCCCTGGCGAGTGTGCCGTTGGCCACGCACGCGGGCGAATGGCTCGAGCAGCACGTCGGCAGCGACCCGCTGGTGCGCAAGCACGCCGAGCTCGGCGACGGCCTGCTGCCGTGGGCTCTCGGCCTTTTCGTGTTCTCGGCCGTCGTCTGGTGGACGGCCCGACGCTCGGCACCCGCCCCGGACGGCACGGCGAGCGCCTCGTGGTCGTCCTCGGCCCTGCTCCGGGGCGCGGTCGTGGTCCTCTCCCTCGCGGTCGCGGCCGGCGCCGTGGTGGACGTCTACCGCATCGGCGACTCGGGCGCCAAGGCCGCCTGGCACGACAACTACTCCAAGACGGCCACGCGGGACGACGGCTGA
- a CDS encoding amino acid permease, translating to MTDEATHHPSDEELLAQLGYTQVLARRMSAFSNYAVSFTIISVLSGCLTLYLFGMNTGGPAVITWGWVGVGLMTLFVGLSMAEICSAYPTSAGLYFWAHRLAPPRSAAAWAWFTGWFNVLGQVAVTAGIDFGAASFLGAYLNLQFDFEVTPGRTILLFAAILLLHGLLNTFGVRIVALLNSVSVWWHVLGVALIVGALAFVPDHHRSASFVFGEYVNNTGWGSGVYVVLLGLLMAQYTFTGYDASAHMTEETHDASTAGPKGIVRSIWTSWIAGFVLLLGFTFAIQSYDGALGSPTGAPPAQILLDALGATAGKLLLLVVIGAQLFCGMASVTANSRMIYAFSRDGALPFSRVWHTVSPRTRTPVAAVWLATLSALALGLPYLINVTAYTAVTSIAVIGLYLAYVIPTLLRVRKGDAFERGPWHLGRWSRVIGVVSVTWVVIITVLFMLPQVSPVTWDTFNYAPVAVLVVLGFAAAWWFASARHWFLNPRHVRNRPRETETEAAAT from the coding sequence ATGACAGATGAAGCGACCCACCACCCCTCGGACGAGGAACTGCTGGCCCAGCTCGGCTACACGCAGGTCCTCGCCCGCCGCATGTCGGCGTTCTCCAACTACGCCGTCTCCTTCACCATCATCTCGGTCCTCTCCGGCTGCCTGACCCTGTACCTGTTCGGGATGAACACGGGCGGCCCCGCCGTGATCACCTGGGGCTGGGTCGGCGTCGGCCTGATGACATTGTTCGTGGGGCTGTCGATGGCCGAGATCTGCTCGGCGTACCCGACGTCGGCGGGCCTGTACTTCTGGGCACACCGGCTGGCCCCGCCGCGCTCGGCGGCAGCCTGGGCGTGGTTCACCGGCTGGTTCAACGTGCTCGGCCAGGTCGCCGTGACCGCCGGCATCGACTTCGGGGCGGCGTCCTTCCTGGGCGCGTATCTGAACCTGCAGTTCGACTTCGAGGTGACGCCGGGGCGGACGATCCTGCTGTTCGCCGCGATCCTGCTGCTGCACGGCCTGCTCAACACCTTCGGCGTGCGGATCGTCGCCCTGCTGAACAGCGTGAGCGTGTGGTGGCACGTGCTGGGGGTCGCGCTGATCGTCGGCGCCCTCGCGTTCGTGCCCGACCACCACCGATCCGCCTCGTTCGTGTTCGGGGAGTACGTCAACAACACCGGCTGGGGCAGCGGGGTTTACGTGGTGCTGCTGGGACTGCTGATGGCGCAGTACACCTTCACCGGGTACGACGCCTCCGCACACATGACCGAGGAGACGCACGACGCGTCCACGGCCGGCCCGAAGGGCATCGTCCGCTCCATCTGGACGTCGTGGATCGCCGGGTTCGTACTGCTCCTCGGCTTCACGTTCGCGATCCAGTCGTACGACGGGGCGCTCGGCTCGCCGACCGGCGCGCCGCCGGCCCAGATCCTGCTCGACGCGCTGGGCGCCACGGCGGGGAAGCTGCTGCTGCTCGTGGTGATCGGCGCGCAGTTGTTCTGCGGAATGGCGTCCGTGACCGCCAACAGCCGCATGATCTACGCCTTCTCGCGCGACGGCGCACTGCCGTTCTCCCGCGTCTGGCACACCGTGAGCCCGCGCACCCGCACCCCGGTGGCGGCGGTGTGGCTGGCCACGCTGAGCGCGCTCGCGCTGGGGCTGCCGTACCTGATCAATGTGACGGCGTACACGGCGGTGACGTCGATCGCGGTGATCGGCCTCTACCTCGCCTACGTCATCCCCACGCTGCTGCGGGTCCGGAAGGGCGACGCCTTCGAGCGCGGCCCCTGGCACCTGGGCCGGTGGTCGAGGGTGATCGGGGTGGTGTCGGTGACCTGGGTCGTGATCATCACCGTCCTGTTCATGCTGCCGCAGGTGTCACCGGTGACCTGGGACACCTTCAACTACGCCCCGGTCGCCGTCCTCGTCGTACTGGGATTCGCGGCGGCGTGGTGGTTCGCCTCGGCCCGCCACTGGTTCCTGAACCCGCGTCACGTACGCAACCGCCCCCGGGAGACGGAGACGGAGGCGGCCGCGACCTGA